The following proteins are encoded in a genomic region of Micropterus dolomieu isolate WLL.071019.BEF.003 ecotype Adirondacks linkage group LG04, ASM2129224v1, whole genome shotgun sequence:
- the lg04h19orf67 gene encoding UPF0575 protein C19orf67 homolog isoform X1: MTDVELQVEVQLMSNSPAEQHGLGGLQEDFSGEEPDCMESSQNTGEEAEEPLSSLVDVALTPPCGDRAACGCECEACSCVEVRCMERSLQSMQLQLQFLMRKADDLQDCLVSGQGHLESEGLAAEVPSFLYTCQPYFNHLESTTRSTMCQHISLPSDIYTRRVQLLDFSQQLCNRLEQLVLTYASYSLLCLDEAEPNSVSHFCIGQSQLGCLRMTTFLYCKLTPYLARVDTGLYKRMRWNVERLRDERQQTDEELGGENEKREVVGDTEYYFLCYEDIPNTHTDANRDSKGVSHADVLRMWSIGQWVQVNPDPDTEDIYDWIMCEVPQANYHRLLFLGSDEPSICSATDVLQELLLSHQTTV, translated from the exons ATGACAGATGTTGAACTTCAGGTTGAGGTCCAGCTCATGTCCAACTCACCAGCAGAACAACATGGGTTGGGGGGCCTGCAGGAGGACTTCAGCGGCGAGGAGCCCGACTGCATGGAGAGTTCTCAAAACACCGGAGAAG AGGCAGAGGAGCCGCTGTCGTCGTTGGTTGACGTTGCTCTGACGCCACCCTGTGGTGATCGTGCGGCCTGCGGCTGTGAGTGTGAGGCCTGCAGCTGTGTGGAGGTCAGGTGTATGGAGAGGAGCCTCCAGTCCATGCAACTGCAGCTCCAGTTCCTCATGAGAAAGGCAGATGACTTACAGGACTGCCTTGTCAGTGG acAGGGTCACCTAGAGAGTGAGGGTCTGGCTGCTGAAGTGCCAAGTTTCTTGTACACCTGTCAGCCTTACTTTAACCACCTGGAATCCACAACTAGGAGCACCATGTGCCAACATATCTCTCTACCCTCTGACATCTACACAAGG CGTGTGCAGCTGTTGGACTTCTCTCAGCAGCTGTGTAACAGGTTGGAGCAGCTGGTGTTGACGTACGCCAGCTACAGTCTCCTCTGTTTGGACGAGGCCGAGCCtaacag TGTGTCTCACTTCTGCATTGGTCAGAGTCAGCTTGGTTGCCTGAGGATGACCACGTTCCTCTACTGTAAGCTGACGCCGTACCTGGCCCGGGTTGACACCGGCCTTTACAAACGTATGCGCTGGAACGTGGAGAGACTCCGAGATGAGCGTCAGCAGACAGATGAAGAGCTGGGTGGAGAGAATGAGAAGAGGGAGGTAGTTGGCGACACAGAGTA TTACTTCCTGTGCTACGAGGATattcccaacacacacacagacgccaACAGGGATAGCAAAGGTGTCTCCCACGCCGACGTGTTGAGGATGTGGTCCATCGGGCAGTGGGTGCAGGTGAACCCTGACCCCGACACAGAGGACATCTATGACTG GATCATGTGCGAGGTTCCTCAGGCCAATTATCACAGGCTGTTGTTTCTGGGCAGCGATGAGCCGTCCATCTGCAGTGCTACAGACGTCCTGCAGGAGCTGCTGTTGTCACACCAGACAACAGTGTGA
- the lg04h19orf67 gene encoding UPF0575 protein C19orf67 homolog isoform X2, translated as MSNSPAEQHGLGGLQEDFSGEEPDCMESSQNTGEEAEEPLSSLVDVALTPPCGDRAACGCECEACSCVEVRCMERSLQSMQLQLQFLMRKADDLQDCLVSGQGHLESEGLAAEVPSFLYTCQPYFNHLESTTRSTMCQHISLPSDIYTRRVQLLDFSQQLCNRLEQLVLTYASYSLLCLDEAEPNSVSHFCIGQSQLGCLRMTTFLYCKLTPYLARVDTGLYKRMRWNVERLRDERQQTDEELGGENEKREVVGDTEYYFLCYEDIPNTHTDANRDSKGVSHADVLRMWSIGQWVQVNPDPDTEDIYDWIMCEVPQANYHRLLFLGSDEPSICSATDVLQELLLSHQTTV; from the exons ATGTCCAACTCACCAGCAGAACAACATGGGTTGGGGGGCCTGCAGGAGGACTTCAGCGGCGAGGAGCCCGACTGCATGGAGAGTTCTCAAAACACCGGAGAAG AGGCAGAGGAGCCGCTGTCGTCGTTGGTTGACGTTGCTCTGACGCCACCCTGTGGTGATCGTGCGGCCTGCGGCTGTGAGTGTGAGGCCTGCAGCTGTGTGGAGGTCAGGTGTATGGAGAGGAGCCTCCAGTCCATGCAACTGCAGCTCCAGTTCCTCATGAGAAAGGCAGATGACTTACAGGACTGCCTTGTCAGTGG acAGGGTCACCTAGAGAGTGAGGGTCTGGCTGCTGAAGTGCCAAGTTTCTTGTACACCTGTCAGCCTTACTTTAACCACCTGGAATCCACAACTAGGAGCACCATGTGCCAACATATCTCTCTACCCTCTGACATCTACACAAGG CGTGTGCAGCTGTTGGACTTCTCTCAGCAGCTGTGTAACAGGTTGGAGCAGCTGGTGTTGACGTACGCCAGCTACAGTCTCCTCTGTTTGGACGAGGCCGAGCCtaacag TGTGTCTCACTTCTGCATTGGTCAGAGTCAGCTTGGTTGCCTGAGGATGACCACGTTCCTCTACTGTAAGCTGACGCCGTACCTGGCCCGGGTTGACACCGGCCTTTACAAACGTATGCGCTGGAACGTGGAGAGACTCCGAGATGAGCGTCAGCAGACAGATGAAGAGCTGGGTGGAGAGAATGAGAAGAGGGAGGTAGTTGGCGACACAGAGTA TTACTTCCTGTGCTACGAGGATattcccaacacacacacagacgccaACAGGGATAGCAAAGGTGTCTCCCACGCCGACGTGTTGAGGATGTGGTCCATCGGGCAGTGGGTGCAGGTGAACCCTGACCCCGACACAGAGGACATCTATGACTG GATCATGTGCGAGGTTCCTCAGGCCAATTATCACAGGCTGTTGTTTCTGGGCAGCGATGAGCCGTCCATCTGCAGTGCTACAGACGTCCTGCAGGAGCTGCTGTTGTCACACCAGACAACAGTGTGA